The Flammeovirgaceae bacterium genome contains a region encoding:
- a CDS encoding type II toxin-antitoxin system RelE/ParE family toxin: MVKQIIWSQRAQNDRKQILEYWRNRNKSNTYSKKLDKRFREALNIIRDYPQIGKQTDDQKARIKIVKDYFLIYEETADAIILLTIWDSRQDPEKLEKILK; encoded by the coding sequence ATGGTTAAACAAATAATTTGGTCTCAAAGAGCTCAGAACGACAGAAAGCAAATTTTAGAATACTGGAGAAATAGAAATAAATCAAATACTTACAGTAAAAAATTGGACAAGAGATTTAGAGAAGCACTCAATATTATTCGGGACTACCCACAAATAGGCAAACAGACTGACGACCAAAAAGCCAGAATCAAAATAGTAAAGGACTACTTCCTAATATACGAAGAGACCGCTGACGCAATAATTCTCCTTACAATTTGGGACAGCAGACAAGACCCAGAAAAATTAGAAAAGATTTTAAAGTGA